A window of Candidatus Binataceae bacterium genomic DNA:
CGAGCCTCGTGGAGCTTCGCGAGCAAATCTCGATGGCGCACGCAGCGCTTATCGCAAGAATGAGACGGGAACTAGGTGGGTGGCGTGAGACAGTGGATGATCTCGCCGTCCGGGTGCGGCACCCTGGCGCGCTGGCCGCGCTGGCGCGCGCGGACCTTGCCGATTCTCACGACGCGCTGCGCGATGCGCTGCGTAATCGAATTGACGGCGCCCGGCGCTCGGTGCGCGAACTGCTGCTGCGCCTGCGCACGCCCGCCGCTGAGATTCGCGAGCTGCGCCATCATCTCGCCCGAGGGTCGCTGACGCTCGCGCACGGTGCCGGTAGGCTGGTACGTGAGCATAAGGTGAAGCTCGCGACCTTCTCCGACCGGCTCAACGCTGGAGCCGTGACTGGCCTGGTGAAGCGCCGCCATCGGCTCGGCGAGCTGGCAGCGCGGCTCGATTCGCTCTCTCCGTTGCGCGTTCTCGAGCGCGGTTACGCGGTCGTAAGCAGCACGCGCGACTCACGGGTGGTGATCGACGCTTCCACGGTAGAGGTCGGAGAGGAGCTTCAGATTCGCTTGCTCAGGGGGAAGTTGCGGGCGCGCACGGTCGCGCGCGAAACATAGAAGATCATGGCCGCGAAGGAAAAAAAGTTTGAAGAAGAAATCAAGGATCTCGAGACCCTGGTCAATCAGATCGACTCCGGCGAGCTGACCCTGGAAGAGTCGATCAGCGCATTCGAGCGCGGTGTCGCGCTGGTCAAGTCGCTCAACCGTAAGCTTGACGAAGTGGAACGCAAGGTCGAGCTTCTCACCCGCAACGCTGAAGGCCGGCTGCAGAGTTCGTCGCTCGACCACGAATTGGGCGAGAAACCCCCCGACGACGACCAGGACGACGAGTCTTTCTGAACTTCCTCCGACCTCCGCGAGATGGCGGCCGCTGATGCGCGCGCGGCTCGATATCGAGATGGCACGGCGCGGGCTGGCCGAAAGCCGCGAGACGGCGCGGCGGCTGATCATGGCGGGGCGGGTACGGGTAAATTCCCGGCCCGCTGACAAGCCCGATCTGCTGGTCACTGCCGAAAGCAACATCACGGTTGTCGGTTCGGATCCCCAGTACGCGAGCCGCGGCGCGTATAAATTGATCGCGGCTCTGGATGGGTTCGCGATTGAGGTCGCGGGACGCCATGCGCTTGATGTCGGTGCATCTACCGGCGGCTTCACCGACGTGCTGCTCAAGCGCGGTGCCGCTCACGTAATTGCGCTTGATGTCGGATATGGTCAAATTGCCGAGCGCCTGCGGACCGATCCGCGGGTCACCGTTCTGGATCGCACCAATGTCCGACTGGTGGAGCCGTGGACGCTCGCGTATTTGCCGGACTTGGTCACAATCGATACCAGCTTTATTTCGCTGCGCATCGTGATTCCCGCGGTGCTTGCGCTCGTCGCGGCAAAAGCTGAGATTATCGCGCTCGTGAAGCCGCAGTTCGAAGTCGGAAAAGGCAAAGTGGGCAAGGGCGGAATCGTGCGCGATGACGCATTGCGGCGCGTGGCGCTGGAGGAGGTGCTGAGCTTTGCGCGGCAGGCGGGCCTTGAGATCTTCGGTTCGATCGATTCACCGATCGCGGGCGCAAGGGGAAATCGCGAATTTCTGGTCGCGATGCAATTTGCGCGTCCCGGGAATTGAATGAATCGCGGCTACATCATAGGCCTCGACATGGGCGGAACCAACATCCGCTGTGCGGCGGTGTCGGCCAGTGGCAAGGTCCGGGTGCTGCGTCGCGGTCCGGCGCACGCCGACGCCAGCGCGTCGCTGGTGGCGAAAAATATCGTGCAACAGGTTCGCGCGTTAGAAGATGAAGCGCGCCGCCGTGGAATGGGAGCGCCGCGAGCCATCGGGGTCGCCGTGCCCGGGCCCTTGAACGTGCATACCGGAAAGGTGATGGCCGCACCCCATGTCGCAGCGTGGCATTCATTTCCTTTGCGGGCCAGATTGGAAGAGGCACTAGGACGGCGGGTTGCAGTCGAGAACGATGCGAACGCCTGGGCACTCGGAGAGTTCTGGCGGGGCGCCGCACGCGGATATCGTAATGTCGTGCTCCTGACCTTGGGCACCGGCGTGGGCGGTGGGCTCATCGTGGGCGGCCAGCTGGTGCACGGGCGCGACGGAATGGCGGCTG
This region includes:
- a CDS encoding exodeoxyribonuclease VII large subunit, which translates into the protein SLVELREQISMAHAALIARMRRELGGWRETVDDLAVRVRHPGALAALARADLADSHDALRDALRNRIDGARRSVRELLLRLRTPAAEIRELRHHLARGSLTLAHGAGRLVREHKVKLATFSDRLNAGAVTGLVKRRHRLGELAARLDSLSPLRVLERGYAVVSSTRDSRVVIDASTVEVGEELQIRLLRGKLRARTVARET
- a CDS encoding exodeoxyribonuclease VII small subunit codes for the protein MAAKEKKFEEEIKDLETLVNQIDSGELTLEESISAFERGVALVKSLNRKLDEVERKVELLTRNAEGRLQSSSLDHELGEKPPDDDQDDESF
- a CDS encoding TlyA family RNA methyltransferase — encoded protein: MRARLDIEMARRGLAESRETARRLIMAGRVRVNSRPADKPDLLVTAESNITVVGSDPQYASRGAYKLIAALDGFAIEVAGRHALDVGASTGGFTDVLLKRGAAHVIALDVGYGQIAERLRTDPRVTVLDRTNVRLVEPWTLAYLPDLVTIDTSFISLRIVIPAVLALVAAKAEIIALVKPQFEVGKGKVGKGGIVRDDALRRVALEEVLSFARQAGLEIFGSIDSPIAGARGNREFLVAMQFARPGN
- a CDS encoding ROK family protein, giving the protein MNRGYIIGLDMGGTNIRCAAVSASGKVRVLRRGPAHADASASLVAKNIVQQVRALEDEARRRGMGAPRAIGVAVPGPLNVHTGKVMAAPHVAAWHSFPLRARLEEALGRRVAVENDANAWALGEFWRGAARGYRNVVLLTLGTGVGGGLIVGGQLVHGRDGMAAELGHVAVEPAGLPCDCGARGCLEAYASASGIRKLIERQLASGRRLPQPYLDKEGNFSVRGLTHEAQRGDRVALRAFATAGHYLGIAIASFLNTFNPDLIVVGGGVAGALRFMRRTMRAQVRARAFAAIAADARIVRAALGPTGGVVGAAYAALHPATRPAS